A single genomic interval of Festucalex cinctus isolate MCC-2025b chromosome 16, RoL_Fcin_1.0, whole genome shotgun sequence harbors:
- the creld2 gene encoding cysteine-rich with EGF-like domain protein 2, producing the protein MLPTGPELRLLGFLSCFVLLFQVTNAKRDLKSACVNCQRITENFQKGYEKTANQNFGGGNTAWEERKLSKYETSEIRLMEIVEGLCDSSSFECNQMLEEHEELLETWWFKRKTKHPDLHKWFCIDTIKVCCPKGTFGPDCNACVGGSEKPCHGNGKCDGDGTRGGDGKCTCDVQYTGDFCLDCIDGYFNEVRNDTFSLCTECHSSCKTCRGGATNQDCDECKDGWEEDEQEACVDVDECAKNSPPCQEDEYCVNTEGSYSCKGCDQACTGCTGAGADECKGCAGGYQDIEGTCTDIDECSQGESLCTKEHQRCTNTKGSYKCVCSVGYEDQDGECVQKPQEEQDEPAVNETDESLHAEL; encoded by the exons ATGCTGCCCACGGGTCCAGAGCTGCGACTTCTCGGgtttttgtcctgttttgttttacttttccaAGTCACGAACGCAAAGAgggatttaaaaagtgcatgtgTTAACTGCCAGCGGATtactgaaaatttccaaaag GGCTATGAGAAAACTGCAAATCAAAATTTTGGTGGCGGCAACACAGCCTGGGAGGAAAGGAAACTGTCCAAATATGAGACAAG TGAGATCCGACTGATGGAGATCGTCGAGGGGCTGTGTGACAGCAGCAGCTTCGAGTGCAACCAGATGCTAGAAGAACACGAGGAGCTGTTGGAgacatggtggtttaaaag GAAAACGAAACATCCTGATTTGCATAAATGGTTCTGCATTGACACCATCAAAGTGTGCTGTCCAAAAGGCACATTTGGACCTGACTGCAATG CTTGTGTCGGAGGCTCTGAGAAACCATGTCACGGGAACGGCAAGTGTGACGGCGACGGGACCCGAGGAGGGGACGGGAAGTGTACATGCGACGTCCAGTACACGGGAGACTTCTGCCTGGACTGCATCGACGGCTACTTCAACGAAGTGCGCAACGACACCTTCTCCCTATGCACGG AATGCCATTCCTCCTGCAAGACCTGCCGCGGCGGGGCAACCAATCAGGACTGTGACGAGTGCAAGGATGGCTGGGAGGAGGATGAGCAGGAAGCCTGCGTTG atGTAGACGAGTGCGCCAAAAACTCGCCTCCATGTCAAGAAGATGAATACTGCGTCAACACGGAAGGCTCCTACTCCTGCAAGG GTTGCGATCAAGCGTGCACGGGATGCACTGGAGCCGGTGCAGATGAGTGCAAGGGGTGCGCCGGTGGCTACCAGGACATCGAGGGCACCTGCACAG ATATTGACGAGTGTTCGCAGGGTGAGTCACTGTGCACTAAGGAGCACCAGCGGTGTACAAATACCAAAGGCAGCTACAAGTGCGTCTGCTCCGTTGGCTACGAGGACCAAGATGGCGAATGTGTCCAAAAACCACAAGAAG AACAAGATGAGCCGGCAGTAAACGAGACAGACGAGAGTCTTCATGCGGAACTCTGA